One window of the Pieris brassicae chromosome Z, ilPieBrab1.1, whole genome shotgun sequence genome contains the following:
- the LOC123718844 gene encoding uncharacterized protein LOC123718844 → MDWLKLFTLLVAVASVSIQADGPKKKIRIHLPQKVKHIHHHKKIYITNHPASSQYAPAYMPSAEGTVAVPTSALPGINHIVPLNGMDLYEEHQGRGPSLSAAASHLLPLYHARGFYGPTHTEVDEQEYDISAPDPNESFGPSGYSAQPIASSHPSNRVKIIKLNDPPRKKVVKKNKPKRIPGRRRPSPHGTLAEAEHPVSTFHEQFYSDVDGSGTIRKLKKPPRVEKIIDGDTEHIHMYTEEHIHKLLYDQNSKYQNIIGVDPLAGMTGITRPTAIHPFKAGPAIIAIPTHPFAGLSAIGTMATPHFEYAAYNPREVTHDHIFHDHGEIPSGVDITKEALSLPKGSYNGQGMRIGNINNIKNKIPKFKKPIKAPSSDFSYYEGMYGDNRLKKNLRPSVPSSAFGSTAEENNFKQLSDYGIKKANAKQRNLISSFFGKAGTDFRIQPSSISSPYSVSSTVVHDFKPNNFGGVASKSANLNKYKDALANFKENYVNNFEYDTFGSSSSNLYTSEDKNDSGSLTLTPQNDRKKSISKQNIKFGGKDHVAYVDHLGNDPAINDDTPTALDNLDIFDQTQSTDLVTPTDVSFQSPSSIQDFISMLSSKSLKGESITSPEASNDNFQYLEAPKSSTPLTTSVTTSPTSTNHQKKDLRT, encoded by the exons ATGGATTGGTTGAAATTG TTCACTCTTCTTGTAGCTGTTGCATCTGTATCTATTCAGGCAGATGGACCTaa aaaaaaaattcgCATACATCTACCACAGAAAGTGAAGCATATACACcaccacaaaaaaatatacataacgaACCACCCTGCGTCCTCACAATATGCCCCGGCCTACATGCCGAGCGCTGAGGGTACAGTGGCGGTGCCGACTAGCGCCTTGCCCGGAATCAACCACATCGTTCCACTTAACGGAATGGACCTGTACGAAGAACATCAGGGACGAGGGCCGAGTCTCTCAGCCGCCGCTTCACACCTCCTGCCTCTGTATCACGCTAGAGGCTTCTATGGACCAACACACACTGAAGTCGATGAACAAGAATATGATATATCTGCACCTGACCCAAATGAAAGCTTCGGGCCATCAGGATATTCAGCCCAACCCATTGCGTCAAGTCATCCTTCGAACcgagtaaaaattataaaactaaatgatCCACCGCGAAAGAAAgtagttaagaaaaataaaccaaaacgAATTCCTGGACGCCGCAGACCATCACCACATGGAACCCTTGCGGAAGCGGAACATCCCGTATCTACTTTCCACGAACAATTTTATTCCGATGTAGATGGTTCAGGAACCATcagaaaacttaaaaaaccACCTCGAGTGGAGAAAATAATCGACGGTGATACTGAACACATTCATATGTACACTGAagaacatatacataaattattatatgatcAAAACTCTAAATACCAGAATATTATTGGAGTCGATCCTTTAGCAGGTATGACAGGTATTACAAGACCAACTGCGATCCATCCTTTCAAAGCTGGACCGGCAATAATTGCTATTCCAACACATCCATTTGCTGGCTTATCTGCGATAGGTACAATGGCTACACCACATTTTGAATACGCTGCCTACAATCCACGTGAAGTCACGCATGATCACATATTCCATGACCATGGGGAAATACCTTCAGGAGTTGATATTACAAAAGAAGCTTTAAGTTTACCCAAAGGGTCGTACAATGGCCAAGGTATGAGAATAGGaaacattaataacataaaaaataaaataccaaagTTCAAGAAACCGATAAAAGCTCCTTCCTCGGATTTCTCTTACTATGAAGGTATGTATGGAGATAACAGATTAAAGAAAAACTTACGACCATCAGTGCCTTCATCAGCGTTTGGATCAACTGCTGaagaaaataactttaagCAACTGTCTGATTACGGAATAAAAAAAGCTAATGCCAAACAAAGGAATTTGATATCATCTTTTTTTGGTAAAGCAGGAACGGATTTTAGAATACAACCATCAAGCATTTCTTCACCGTACAGTGTTTCATCTACAGTTGTACACGACTTTAAGCCCAATAATTTTGGAGGCGTTGCGTCTAAATCAgcaaatctaaataaatacaaagacGCATTagctaattttaaagaaaattatgtgAATAACTTTGAATATGATACATTTGGATCTTCGTCATCAAATCTTTATACATCTGAAGATAAGAACGATAGCGGCAGTCTTACTTTAACGCCGCAAAACGATAGAAAGAAATCAATATCTAAACAGAATATTAAGTTTGGTGGAAAAGATCATGTTGCATATGTTGACCATTTAGGAAACGATCCGGCGATAAATGACGATACACCTACCGCTTTGGACAATCTCGATATATTTGACCAGACTCAATCAACAGATTTAGTCACACCCACAGATGTATCATTCCAATCTCCATCATCAATAcaagattttatttctatgttaaGCTCTAAATCTTTAAAAGGAGAGTCTATCACATCACCAGAGGCTTCAAATGATAACTTTCAGTATCTGGAAGCCCCAAAATCTAGCACACCTCTCACAACATCTGTAACAACTTCACCAACCTCTACAAATCATCAAA AAAAGGATCTCAGAACTTAG
- the LOC123718843 gene encoding glycine-rich cell wall structural protein-like, whose product MASYYAFAFLLASIGLTAATFGGHEHVHIRVHIPDDHHSTEHHDDHGHGGYGGGGGFAEHLHGGFADHLKGEHDHGGFGGGFGGGFGGDAGHGYDLGGHGGGHGGGFGGGHDVGGHGGGHDIGGHGGGFGGGHDLGGHGGGFGGGHDLGGHGGSFGGGHDSGSHGGGFSGGHDIGGHGGGFGGGYDIGGHGGGFGGGHDIGGHGAGFGGGHDVGGHGGGFGGGHDIGGHGAGFGGGHDVGGHGGGFGGGHDIGGHGGGFGGGHDLGGHGGGLDIGGHSGGFEAGHGGGFGSSHDIGGYGGGNDIGGHGGFGGSGHGHGGFGGQAGYGGGVGLGGAFGGDHGHGGLDIGHGHADHSGGHSGGHASQDSYTLALSSHGSGGLGDFGSHDSYSGGHDSYSGSHGGDSYSVGGGHGGLGGHGDSYSVSGGGHGSGSFGDSYTNAISAGHGGGPYHKK is encoded by the exons tTCGCCTTTTTGCTGGCGTCTATTGGCCTCACCGCGGCGACATTTGGAGGACATGAACA CGTCCATATCAGGGTACACATACCCGATGATCATCATTCAACGGAGCATCACGATGACCATGGCCATGGAGGGTACGGTGGTGGCGGTGGATTTGCCGAACATCTACACGGAGGCTTTGCTGACCACCTAAAAGGGGAGCACGATCATGGGGGATTTGGTGGTGGTTTCGGCGGTGGATTTGGTGGTGATGCTGGCCATGGATATGATCTCGGTGGTCATGGAGGGGGTCATGGCGGTGGATTCGGAGGTGGTCACGATGTTGGAGGACATGGCGGTGGACATGACATAGGTGGTCATGGAGGTGGATTTGGAGGTGGACATGATTTAGGAGGTCATGGAGGTGGATTTGGCGGTGGACATGACCTAGGAGGTCATGGTGGTAGTTTTGGGGGTGGACATGACTCGGGAAGCCATGGGGGTGGATTTAGCGGTGGCCATGACATCGGAGGACATGGGGGTGGATTCGGTGGTGGCTATGATATCGGAGGCCATGGGGGTGGATTTGGAGGTGGCCATGATATCGGAGGACATGGAGCTGGATTTGGAGGTGGCCATGATGTTGGAGGGCATGGGGGTGGATTTGGAGGTGGCCATGATATCGGAGGGCATGGAGCTGGATTTGGAGGTGGCCATGATGTTGGAGGGCATGGGGGtggatttggaggaggccaTGATATTGGAGGGCATGGGGGTGGATTTGGTGGGGGACATGACCTAGGCGGCCATGGAGGAGGATTAGATATTGGAGGCCATAGTGGTGGTTTTGAAGCTGGTCACGGAGGTGGATTTGGTAGCAGTCATGACATAGGTGGATACGGAGGTGGAAATGATATCGGAGGACATGGAGGATTCGGAGGTTCCGGCCATGGTCATGGAGGTTTTGGCGGCCAAGCTGGTTATGGCGGCGGCGTCGGGCTCGGCGGGGCATTTGGGGGTGATCATGGCCACGGTGGCTTAGACATCGGACATGGACACGCTGACCACAGTGGTGGTCATTCAGGAGGTCATGCCAGCCAGGACAGTTACACCCTCGCTCTATCCAGCCACGGCTCTGGAGGACTTGGTGACTTTGGGAGCCACGACAGTTATTCTGGTGGCCACGATAGTTACTCTGGTAGTCACGGTGGCGACAGCTATAGCGTAGGCGGAGGTCATGGAGGACTTGGAGGGCATGGCGATAGTTACAGTGTGAGTGGGGGTGGTCATGGGTCAGGCAGTTTTGGGGACAGCTACACAAATGCGATAAGCGCAGGACACGGTGGTGGTCCCTATCATAAGAAATAA